One stretch of Amycolatopsis sp. NBC_00345 DNA includes these proteins:
- a CDS encoding RNB domain-containing ribonuclease, translated as MIRTHAAGGDFGRLRAEFALPESFGPEVLAEAEQSVLDPLASAGGREDATDLPFVTIDPPGSKDLDQAMLIERTRHGFRVHYAIADLAAFVPPGGALDREARRRGQTLYLPDGNVPLHPPVLSEGAASLLPGEIRPAVLWTIDVDEGGELTDARVRRALVRSTEQFDYETVQAALDARRSHPSVAALPELGRVRRELAVRRGAVELQLPEQEISGDADGGWALARRPRTAVDAWNAEISLLTGMAAAQIMLDARVGVLRTLPPPEPDAVEWLRRSAHALGVAWPEGLTVSEFLSALDPGRPSSMALYADTTRLLRGAGYTSFDGELPGLATHAGIGGAYAHVTAPIRRLVDRFATEVCLAVVAGREVPSWAREALEEVPAKMSASDVLAARVERACIDQVEAWVLAERVGGEFTAVVLRAEETKAEILVEDPPVMAKCAGERFPEGERIGVRLTAVDVDKRKVLFERV; from the coding sequence GTGATCAGGACACACGCGGCGGGAGGGGACTTCGGTCGTCTCCGGGCCGAGTTCGCGCTGCCGGAGTCCTTCGGTCCCGAGGTGCTGGCCGAGGCGGAACAGTCGGTGCTCGACCCGCTCGCGTCGGCCGGCGGCCGCGAGGACGCGACGGACCTGCCGTTCGTCACCATCGACCCGCCCGGCTCCAAGGACCTCGACCAGGCGATGCTCATCGAGCGCACCCGCCACGGCTTCCGGGTGCATTACGCCATCGCGGACCTGGCGGCGTTCGTCCCGCCCGGCGGCGCGCTGGACCGCGAGGCCCGCCGCCGTGGCCAGACGCTGTACCTGCCCGACGGCAACGTCCCGCTCCATCCGCCCGTGCTGTCCGAGGGCGCCGCGAGCCTGCTGCCCGGCGAGATCCGCCCGGCGGTGCTGTGGACGATCGACGTGGACGAAGGCGGCGAGCTGACAGACGCGCGCGTCCGCCGGGCGCTGGTCCGGTCCACCGAGCAGTTCGACTACGAGACCGTGCAGGCCGCGCTCGACGCCCGCCGCTCGCACCCGTCCGTGGCCGCGCTGCCGGAGCTGGGCCGGGTCCGGCGTGAGCTGGCCGTCCGCCGCGGGGCCGTGGAGCTGCAGCTGCCCGAGCAGGAGATCAGCGGCGACGCCGACGGGGGCTGGGCGCTCGCCCGCCGGCCGCGCACCGCCGTCGACGCCTGGAACGCCGAGATCTCGCTGCTCACCGGCATGGCCGCCGCGCAGATCATGCTGGACGCGCGGGTCGGCGTCCTCCGCACGTTGCCGCCGCCGGAGCCGGACGCGGTGGAGTGGCTGCGCCGCTCGGCGCACGCGCTGGGCGTGGCCTGGCCCGAGGGGCTGACCGTCTCGGAGTTCCTGTCCGCTTTGGACCCCGGACGGCCCTCGTCGATGGCGCTGTACGCCGACACGACGCGGCTGTTGCGCGGCGCGGGGTACACGTCGTTCGACGGCGAGCTGCCGGGCCTCGCCACGCACGCGGGCATCGGCGGGGCGTACGCGCACGTCACCGCCCCGATCCGACGGCTGGTCGACCGCTTCGCCACGGAGGTCTGCCTGGCGGTGGTGGCGGGGCGCGAGGTGCCGTCGTGGGCGCGGGAGGCGCTGGAGGAGGTGCCGGCGAAGATGTCCGCTTCGGACGTTCTCGCCGCGCGCGTCGAGCGGGCCTGCATCGACCAGGTGGAGGCGTGGGTGCTGGCGGAGCGCGTCGGCGGCGAGTTCACGGCCGTGGTGCTGCGTGCGGAGGAGACGAAGGCGGAGATCCTCGTCGAGGACCCGCCGGTGATGGCGAAGTGCGCGGGGGAGCGGTTTCCGGAGGGTGAGCGGATCGGCGTGCGGCTGACCGCCGTCGACGTCGACAAGCGGAAGGTGTTGTTCGAACGCGTATGA
- a CDS encoding helical backbone metal receptor — protein sequence MRSRELVDDLGELVPVEGSPSRVVSLVPSLTEAVAVSAPGRLVGATDYCTHPSTLEVTRVGGSKYPKVDRALELAPDLVLANSEENRPEDVERLRANGIPVWVMEASATVPAALGSLRRILTQAYDIPEPTWLVEAEELWREVAPLRHRAVVPVWRKPWIVLGRDTFAGDVLRRVGVDNVYADSAERYPRPPIDELRTRADDLVVLPDEPYEFTAEDGPEFFPAARPLLVSGRYLTWYGPSLVEAHAVLSEALRTL from the coding sequence ATGAGGAGCCGTGAGCTGGTCGACGACCTGGGTGAGCTGGTGCCGGTCGAGGGGTCGCCGTCCCGGGTGGTCTCGCTGGTGCCGTCGCTGACGGAGGCGGTGGCGGTGAGCGCGCCGGGGCGGCTGGTGGGCGCCACGGACTACTGCACGCATCCGTCCACATTGGAGGTCACGCGCGTCGGCGGCTCGAAGTACCCGAAGGTGGACCGCGCGCTGGAGCTGGCGCCGGACCTGGTGCTGGCGAACTCGGAGGAGAACCGGCCCGAAGACGTGGAACGCTTGCGCGCCAACGGGATCCCGGTCTGGGTGATGGAGGCCTCCGCCACCGTGCCGGCCGCGCTGGGGTCGCTGCGCCGGATCCTGACGCAGGCCTACGACATCCCCGAGCCGACCTGGCTCGTCGAGGCCGAGGAGCTGTGGCGGGAGGTCGCGCCGCTCCGGCATCGGGCGGTGGTGCCGGTCTGGCGGAAGCCGTGGATCGTGCTGGGCCGCGACACATTCGCCGGTGACGTGCTGCGCCGAGTCGGGGTGGACAACGTCTACGCGGACTCGGCCGAGCGCTACCCACGGCCCCCGATCGACGAGCTGCGAACCCGGGCGGACGACCTCGTGGTCCTGCCGGACGAGCCGTACGAGTTCACCGCGGAGGACGGCCCGGAGTTCTTCCCGGCGGCCCGTCCGCTGTTGGTGTCGGGCCGGTATCTGACCTGGTATGGGCCTTCGCTTGTTGAGGCGCATGCTGTGTTGAGCGAGGCGCTGCGCACCCTGTAG
- the gabT gene encoding 4-aminobutyrate--2-oxoglutarate transaminase has protein sequence MTTTAAEPQAPAPQQRRLRTEIPGPASRALQERRANVVAAGVASTLPAYITSASGGLLTDADGNVLIDFGSGIAVTNVGHSAPAVVDHVREQAGLFTHTCFMVTPYEGYVEVCEALAELTPGDHAKKSVLFNSGAEAVENAVKIARAATGRQAVVVFDHAYHGRTNLTMALTAKSVPYKHGFGPFAPEVYRVPGSYPFRDGLDGPEAARLAIDRIEKQIGGDQVAAVVIEPIQGEGGFIEPAPGFLPALSAWCSANGVVFVADEVQTGFCRTGDWFASTDENVVPDLIATAKGIAGGLPLAAVTGRAELLDAVGPGGLGGTYGGNPIACAAALGSIETMRGADLAASARRIQEQVVPRLRALAAETGVIGEVRGRGAMLAAEFVKPGGVEPDADLTKRVAAACHALGVVVLTCGTYGNVVRLLPPLSLSDELLDEGLSVLEYAIRTEARK, from the coding sequence GTGACCACGACTGCCGCCGAGCCCCAGGCCCCGGCCCCCCAGCAGCGCAGGCTGCGCACCGAGATCCCCGGCCCCGCGTCGCGCGCGCTGCAGGAACGCCGGGCGAACGTCGTCGCGGCCGGCGTCGCGTCCACGCTGCCCGCGTACATCACGTCCGCGAGCGGCGGGCTGCTGACCGACGCCGACGGCAACGTGCTCATCGACTTCGGCTCCGGCATCGCCGTGACGAACGTCGGCCACTCCGCGCCCGCGGTCGTCGACCACGTCCGCGAGCAGGCCGGGCTGTTCACGCACACCTGTTTCATGGTCACGCCGTACGAGGGTTACGTGGAGGTCTGCGAAGCGCTGGCAGAGCTGACCCCTGGCGACCACGCGAAGAAGTCGGTGCTGTTCAACTCCGGCGCCGAGGCCGTGGAGAACGCGGTGAAGATCGCCCGCGCCGCGACCGGGCGCCAGGCCGTGGTCGTGTTCGACCACGCCTACCACGGCCGGACCAACCTGACGATGGCGCTGACCGCGAAGTCGGTGCCCTACAAGCACGGCTTCGGCCCGTTCGCGCCCGAGGTCTACCGCGTGCCCGGCTCGTACCCGTTCCGCGACGGGCTGGACGGCCCCGAGGCCGCGCGCCTCGCGATCGACCGGATCGAGAAGCAGATCGGCGGCGACCAGGTGGCCGCCGTGGTGATCGAGCCGATCCAAGGCGAGGGCGGGTTCATCGAGCCCGCACCCGGTTTCCTGCCCGCCCTGTCGGCGTGGTGCTCCGCGAACGGCGTGGTCTTCGTCGCCGACGAGGTGCAGACCGGCTTCTGCCGCACCGGCGACTGGTTCGCCTCCACCGACGAGAACGTGGTCCCCGACCTGATCGCGACGGCCAAGGGCATCGCGGGCGGCCTGCCGCTCGCCGCCGTGACCGGGCGCGCGGAGCTGCTCGACGCCGTCGGCCCGGGCGGGCTCGGCGGCACCTACGGCGGCAACCCGATCGCCTGCGCCGCGGCGCTCGGCTCGATCGAGACCATGCGCGGGGCGGACCTGGCGGCGTCCGCGCGCCGGATCCAGGAGCAGGTCGTGCCCCGGCTTCGCGCGCTGGCCGCGGAGACGGGCGTGATCGGCGAAGTGCGCGGGCGCGGCGCGATGCTGGCGGCGGAGTTCGTGAAGCCGGGTGGGGTGGAGCCGGACGCGGATCTGACCAAACGCGTCGCCGCGGCCTGCCACGCGCTCGGCGTGGTGGTCCTGACCTGCGGCACCTACGGCAACGTCGTCCGGCTACTGCCGCCCCTTTCCCTGTCCGACGAACTGCTCGACGAGGGCCTGTCCGTCCTCGAGTACGCGATCCGCACGGAGGCCCGCAAGTGA
- a CDS encoding aldehyde dehydrogenase family protein encodes MTVPYWVAGKPVTSSTTAVVRHPYDGGEAGSHHVPSTSDIETAVQAAADVADEFATLPAHVRAGALDQVSRGLDSRSEEIAQLITAESGKPLKWARGEVGRAVSTFRWAAEEARRFSGELQRLDTDPGGTGRLALVRRVPRGPVLGITPFNFPLNLVAHKVAPAIAVGAPIVLKPAPATPLTALLLGEILAETGLPAGSWSILPIGNEETAELVKDPRLPVVSFTGSVPVGWSIRESVPRKHVALELGGNGAVLVCPDWTDLDFAAERIATFGMYQAGQSCISVQRVYVHTDVYDALREKVLAQVAGLRTGDPREEGVDVGPLINEAAAVRVSSWVSEAVAAGGTLLAGGGRSGAAVEPTVLADVPEDALVMAEEVFGPVISLVRVSSVGEGVARINASRFGLQAGVFTRDLPTAFDVSARLKVGGVLVGDVPSFRADQMPYGGVKDSGVGREGPGAAMADLTEERVTVLTGVTL; translated from the coding sequence GTGACCGTCCCCTACTGGGTCGCCGGCAAGCCGGTGACCAGCAGCACCACCGCCGTCGTCCGCCATCCCTACGACGGCGGCGAGGCCGGTTCGCACCACGTACCGTCCACTTCGGACATCGAGACGGCCGTGCAGGCGGCGGCCGACGTCGCCGACGAGTTCGCGACGCTGCCCGCGCACGTCCGGGCGGGCGCGCTGGACCAGGTGTCCCGGGGCTTGGACTCGCGGTCCGAAGAGATCGCGCAGTTGATTACGGCGGAGTCGGGTAAGCCGTTGAAGTGGGCGCGTGGTGAGGTCGGGCGGGCGGTGTCCACGTTCCGGTGGGCGGCCGAGGAGGCCCGGCGGTTCTCTGGTGAGTTGCAGCGCCTCGACACCGACCCGGGTGGAACGGGACGGCTCGCGCTGGTCCGGCGGGTGCCGCGCGGGCCGGTGCTGGGGATTACACCGTTCAACTTCCCGTTGAACTTGGTGGCGCACAAAGTAGCGCCGGCGATTGCGGTTGGGGCGCCGATCGTGCTCAAGCCCGCGCCTGCGACGCCGTTGACTGCGTTGTTGCTTGGCGAGATCCTGGCCGAGACGGGGTTGCCTGCTGGGAGTTGGTCGATTCTGCCCATTGGCAATGAGGAGACCGCCGAACTGGTTAAGGATCCTCGGCTGCCGGTGGTTTCGTTTACCGGGTCGGTGCCGGTCGGCTGGAGTATCCGCGAGAGCGTGCCGCGTAAGCATGTGGCGTTGGAGCTGGGTGGGAACGGTGCCGTTCTGGTGTGTCCGGATTGGACGGACCTGGACTTCGCGGCTGAGCGGATTGCTACGTTTGGTATGTATCAGGCTGGGCAGTCTTGTATCTCGGTGCAGCGGGTTTATGTGCACACCGACGTTTACGATGCGTTGCGGGAGAAGGTGCTGGCGCAGGTCGCGGGGCTGCGGACGGGTGATCCGCGGGAGGAGGGGGTGGACGTTGGGCCGTTGATCAATGAGGCGGCTGCTGTGCGGGTTTCATCGTGGGTTTCGGAGGCGGTGGCTGCTGGTGGGACTCTGCTGGCTGGGGGTGGGCGTTCTGGGGCCGCTGTGGAGCCGACCGTGTTGGCGGATGTGCCTGAGGATGCGTTGGTGATGGCTGAGGAGGTTTTCGGGCCGGTGATTTCTTTGGTTCGGGTGTCCTCTGTGGGCGAGGGGGTTGCGCGGATCAATGCTTCGCGGTTTGGGTTGCAGGCTGGTGTGTTTACTCGGGATCTTCCTACGGCTTTTGACGTGTCTGCTCGGTTGAAGGTTGGTGGGGTTTTGGTGGGTGACGTGCCTAGCTTTCGGGCTGATCAGATGCCTTATGGCGGGGTTAAGGATTCTGGTGTTGGGCGTGAGGGGCCGGGGGCCGCTATGGCTGATCTGACTGAGGAGCGGGTTACTGTTTTGACTGGGGTTACGTTGTAG